One window of the Zea mays cultivar B73 chromosome 3, Zm-B73-REFERENCE-NAM-5.0, whole genome shotgun sequence genome contains the following:
- the LOC118476814 gene encoding zinc finger BED domain-containing protein RICESLEEPER 2, giving the protein MPEPEDILDKGMESVGTGTLENDGTQTQPSQSQGAADQDVVDLDKDCAQHERKKMAPRSDVWNHFTKIKDDKGIMTAAKCKYCHRNMKADSKGHGTSALKRHLQSCKHNPNKFEKDGKQGYLQAIQGEGVSTWRFDQDALREAFAEMIIEDELPFAFGEKPGFKKFMSKACPRFQAPSRRTCTRDIVSQFFREKTKLKSFFKDSCQRVCLTTDCWTSQQQDGYMAVTATFIDEGWNLHKKIIGFFKVKGHKGEDIGKSLLKCLTEWGLERVMTVTVDNASANDTGIAYLRRHLGRTHIAKGNFLHMRCAAHIINLIVRDGLKEVDTSVKRVRGAIRYIKDGTSRLVKFKEIAEEEGLNTKAFLKLDVPTRWNYTYLMLKAAIAYEKVFLRLIDEDNNYCIDLSEERKGDGYPDEGDWENAKKMAEFLEHFHDLTVRVSSSLHVTSNSFFHEIGEVHLLIKSWMSSQDNLQVSMGMRMKEKFDKYWGVWHTNNKENEYVQEMESEKERGKARGKGKEKDKENINLLIFVAAFLDPRYKLSMYTKIIVEEIFGEDRGQLVWAAINSCVRELFEEYKNIYAPTEVTTEVTDPSEAKGGRGGKLREVIAKRMKMTNYSSSTMKSELEKYLTEETEDTDTKIDILFWWKVNAHRFPILAHMSRDVLAIPISTVAAESAFSTSGRILDDFRTSLTPFMLEALVCTQDWLRRTTPINIQENMEELAMIEADLIEEFGGKGKQNPTTSKSQATPSSSRCPPSKSDERPAT; this is encoded by the exons ATGCCTGAACCTGAAGACATATTGGATAAGGGTATGGAATCAGTGGGCACTGGCACTCTAGAAAATGATGGGACACAAACACAACCATCACAATCACAAGGGGCTGCTGATCAAGATGTGGTTGACCTTGACAAGGATTGTGCACAACATGAAAGGAAGAAGATGGCACCAAGATCAGATGTGTGGAACCATTTCACCAAGATCAAAGATGATAAAGGCATTATGACAGCTGCAAAATGCAAGTACTGCCATCGCAACATGAAAGCAGACTCTAAGGGACATGGTACATCTGCCTTGAAGAGACACCTACAAAGTTGCAAGCACAATCCTAACAAGTTTGAAAAAGATGGAAAGCAAGGATATTTACAAGCAATTCAAGGGGAAGGTGTTTCTACTTGGAGGTTTGATCAAGATGCACTTAGGGAGGCCTTCGCTGAGATGATTATTGAAGATGAGCTGCCTTTTGCTTTTGGTGAAAAGCCTGGCTTCAAGAAATTCATGTCTAAAGCTTGCCCACGTTTCCAAGCACCATCTAGAAGAACATGCACTAGGGACATAGTATCCCAATTCTTTCGAGAGAAAACCAAATTAAAGTCTTTTTTTAAAGACTCATGTCAAAGAGTTTGCTTAACCACAGATTGTTGGACTTCCCAACAACAAGATGGTTATATGGCAGTGACTGCAACTTTTATAGATGAGGGTTGGAATTTGCATAAAAAAATCATTGGATTTTTTAAGGTTAAGGGACACAAGGGAGAAGATATTGGAAAAAGTTTATTGAAATGCCTGACTGAATGGGGATTGGAGAGAGTGATGACAGTAACAGTTGATAATGCATCAGCCAATGATACTGGTATTGCTTATTTGAGGAGGCACCTAGGAAGAACCCACATAGCAAAAGGAAACTTTCTGCACATGAGGTGTGCTGCCCATATTATTAACCTTATTGTGCGAGATGGTTTGAAAGAAGTGGACACATCAGTGAAGCGTGTTAGAGGTGCTATTAGATATATCAAAGATGGGACTTCAAGATTGGTTAAGTTCAAAGAAATTGCTGAGGAAGAGGGGTTGAACACCAAGGCATTTCTAAAGCTTGATGTCCCAACTAGATGGAACTACACCTATCTCATGCTTAAAGCTGCAATTGCATATGAAAAGGTATTCTTAAGGTTGATTGATGAGGACAATAACTATTGTATAGACCTTTCTGAAGAAAGGAAGGGTGATGGTTACCCTGATGAAGGTGATTGGGAGAATGCAAAAAAGATGGCAGAGTTTCTTGAGCATTTCCATGACCTTACTGTACGTGTTTCATCTAGTTTACATGTGACTAGCAATAGTTTCTTTCATGAGATTGGTGAAGTCCACTTGCTTATTAAGTCTTGGATGAGTAGTCAAGACAATCTACAAGTATCAATGGGCATGAGAATGAAAGAAAAATTTGACAAGTATTGGGgggtttggcacacaaacaataaGGAGAATGAGTATGTGCAAGAGATGGAGTCGGAGAAGGAGAGGGGAAAGGCGAGGGGAAAGGGAAAGGAGAAGGATAAAGAGAACATTAATCTACTCATTTTTGTTGCAGCTTTCCTTGATCCAAGGTACAAATTATCTATGTATACGAAGATTATAGTTGAGGAGATATTTGGTGAGGACAGGGGCCAGTTAGTTTGGGCAGCTATTAACTCTTGTGTCCGTGAGCTGTTTGAAGAATACAAAAATATTTATGCTCCAACTGAAGTAACAACTGAAGTAACTGATCCTAGTGAAGCAAAGGGTGGAAGAGGAGGCAAACTTAGAGAAGTAATTGCCAAGAGGATGAAGATGACCAACTATTCTAGTAGCACAATGAAGTCAGAACTTGAAAAGTATCTAACTGAAGAGACTGAAGACACTGATACAAAGATTGACATACTTTTTTGGTGGAAGGTAAATGCACATAGGTTTCCTATTTTAGCTCACATGTCCCGTGATGTGCTTGCTATTCCTATCTCAACAGTGGCTGCGGAGTCCGCTTTTAGCACGAGTGGACGTATCTTAGATGACTTTCGTACATCGCTAACTCCTTTCATGCTGGAGGCACTTGTATGTACCCAAGACTGGTTGAGAAGGACTACTCCAATCAACATCCAAGAGAATATGGAGGAATTAGCCATGATTGAAGCAG atttaattgaagaatttggtgggAAAGGGAAACAAAATCCTACCACTTCCAAGTCTCAAGCTACACCAAGCAGCAGTAGATGCCCTCCCTCTAAATCTGATGAAAGACCTGCTACTTAA